From the Tenacibaculum dicentrarchi genome, the window TTCAAGTGCTGTTACTTGCCCATCTGCTTTAGCTATTCCGAATAAAAAGTGTAGCAACTGTAAACGAGAAGCATGTGACATATGCTGACGAATTTGCATACAAACTTGTCGTGTTGAAATTTCTTTTTTAATAATGCCTCCAAACAATTTAAAAGCATGATTCGCACGTTCTTTACCATACATTTCTACAAAGTGTAATCGTACAAAATCTAATTCTCGTTGGTCTACCCTTCCATCAGCTTTAATAACTACCGATGCTAAAATTAGTAATGTTATTTCAAAATCACCAGAAGTAGCACGACCTCTTTTTTGCTGTGCTGTATTTTGTTGATATTCTTGTTGTTCTTTGGTAAAATCTTTAATAGAAACACCATCAATAAAAGTTCCGATAGCATATCCGATAATTGCTCCTATTGGACCTCCCATTGTAAATCCTACACCAGCACCAAGCCATTTTGCAAACTTCCCCATTTTATTTTTTATTTTTAAAAGATGTAAATATACTATTAATACCATTTTTAAATAATTATTTCTTTTTAAATAATTATTTAAGATATTTTGAAGCTATTTCCCGCTTTGCGCACTCGCTTTTTTTATTTTTTTGAAGAAAAAAAACAAAAAAGAGCTCAAACAATTGCTTCAATCGGGGCTAAAATAAAATACCTCTAAAAAAGCATCAATTGTTTTGGTTTGATTCTTGTTTTTAAATAAAGTATCTTTGCAATGAACTATTTAATACAAAAAATATGTACCCAGAAGAATTAGTAAAACCGATGCGTGATCAATTAATCGATGCTGGTTTTGACGCTTTATATACTGCTCAAGATGTTGATACTGCATTAGCAAAAGAAGGAACAACTTTAGTAATGGTAAACTCTGTTTGCGGTTGTGCAGCAGGTACTGCAAGACCAGGAGCTATTGCTTCTTTAGGTGCAGAAAAAACACCTACAAACTTAACTACTGTTTTTGCAGGTGTAGAAAAAGAATCTACTGCTAGAGCT encodes:
- a CDS encoding TerB family tellurite resistance protein; amino-acid sequence: MGKFAKWLGAGVGFTMGGPIGAIIGYAIGTFIDGVSIKDFTKEQQEYQQNTAQQKRGRATSGDFEITLLILASVVIKADGRVDQRELDFVRLHFVEMYGKERANHAFKLFGGIIKKEISTRQVCMQIRQHMSHASRLQLLHFLFGIAKADGQVTALEEQEIRKISGYLYINQHDYVSIKAMFYEEVDSAYKILEITKSATDNELKKAYRKMAKKYHPDKLEGLGKAHKEGANQKFQQIQGAYEQIKKERGL
- a CDS encoding BrxA/BrxB family bacilliredoxin — protein: MYPEELVKPMRDQLIDAGFDALYTAQDVDTALAKEGTTLVMVNSVCGCAAGTARPGAIASLGAEKTPTNLTTVFAGVEKESTARAREHMVPFPPSSPAIALFKDGNLVHILERHHIEGHSAQAIAQNLAAAYDEFC